A window of Natrinema salifodinae contains these coding sequences:
- a CDS encoding aldehyde dehydrogenase family protein: MTDASTLSAEEIDVDALDIAPETGWNGLYLDGEWVPAGDRDLIDVENPATRTTLASVPSGTEDDVDEAYAIAEEAQSEWAERPPQERAAIVSEACELLGEYADDLATLFAVECGGVQLKADFEIQLAQGTMEVGAGLAMRDGGRRKDSVTPGKENLLVREPAGVVGVITPWNFPLYLSSRVVAPAIALGNSVVLKPDEHTPLTGGLVLAKIFEEAGLPEGVLNVVPGYGHEIGDHFSGHSVPSVMSFTGSSEVGRGVGQRAVGSYTEPALELGGNNAHVVLEDADLERAIDAGAFGSFTHQGQECISINRHLVHESLYDEYVAGLADRAEQLPIGNPLEEGTLVGPVINESQRDKIVGFVEESVERGATVETGGDHDGLFIEPTVLSDVTSDMPAACNEHFGPVAPVIPFETDEEAIRIANDTEYGLSGSVHSTDVARARDVADAMETGMVHINDQPLNDEPHVAFGGVGASGMGRYNDEWILETLTTVKWISIQREPREYPY; encoded by the coding sequence ATGACGGATGCAAGTACGTTATCTGCCGAAGAGATAGACGTGGACGCGCTCGACATCGCGCCGGAAACCGGGTGGAACGGCCTGTATCTCGATGGAGAGTGGGTTCCTGCCGGCGACCGGGACCTGATCGACGTCGAAAACCCCGCGACGCGGACGACCCTGGCGTCGGTTCCCTCGGGGACCGAGGACGACGTCGACGAGGCGTACGCAATCGCAGAGGAGGCCCAGTCGGAGTGGGCGGAGCGACCGCCACAGGAACGGGCCGCGATCGTGTCCGAGGCCTGCGAGCTACTCGGCGAGTACGCTGACGACCTCGCGACGCTGTTCGCGGTCGAATGTGGCGGCGTGCAGCTGAAAGCCGATTTCGAGATCCAGCTCGCACAAGGGACGATGGAGGTCGGCGCCGGCCTGGCGATGCGCGACGGCGGTCGCCGCAAGGATTCGGTCACGCCGGGCAAGGAGAACCTGCTCGTGCGCGAACCGGCCGGCGTCGTCGGCGTCATCACCCCCTGGAACTTCCCGCTGTACCTCTCCAGTCGAGTCGTCGCGCCCGCCATCGCGCTGGGCAACAGCGTGGTGTTGAAGCCCGACGAACACACCCCGCTGACGGGCGGGCTCGTGCTCGCGAAGATCTTCGAGGAGGCCGGCCTTCCCGAGGGCGTCCTGAACGTCGTCCCCGGCTACGGCCACGAAATCGGGGATCACTTCTCGGGGCACTCGGTTCCGTCGGTGATGTCGTTTACCGGTTCCTCGGAAGTCGGACGGGGCGTCGGCCAGCGCGCCGTCGGTTCGTACACGGAACCCGCGCTCGAACTGGGCGGGAACAACGCGCACGTCGTGCTCGAAGACGCCGACCTCGAACGCGCGATCGACGCCGGTGCGTTCGGGTCGTTTACCCATCAGGGTCAGGAGTGCATCTCGATCAACCGTCACCTGGTCCACGAGTCGCTGTACGACGAGTACGTGGCGGGCCTGGCCGACCGCGCCGAGCAGCTTCCCATCGGTAATCCGCTCGAGGAGGGGACCCTCGTCGGTCCGGTCATCAACGAGAGCCAGCGTGACAAGATCGTCGGGTTCGTCGAAGAGTCGGTTGAGCGCGGCGCGACGGTCGAGACCGGCGGCGACCACGACGGCCTGTTCATCGAGCCCACGGTGCTGTCGGACGTCACCAGCGACATGCCGGCAGCCTGCAACGAGCACTTCGGGCCGGTCGCGCCGGTCATCCCCTTCGAGACCGACGAAGAAGCGATTCGGATCGCCAACGACACCGAGTACGGCCTCTCCGGGTCGGTTCACTCGACGGACGTTGCCCGGGCGCGCGACGTGGCCGACGCGATGGAGACGGGCATGGTCCACATCAACGATCAGCCGTTGAACGACGAACCGCACGTCGCGTTCGGCGGCGTCGGCGCGTCGGGAATGGGTCGGTACAACGACGAGTGGATCCTAGAAACCTTGACGACGGTGAAGTGGATCTCGATCCAGCGCGAGCCCCGAGAGTATCCGTACTGA
- a CDS encoding elongation factor EF-2, which yields MGRRKKIVQECERLMDEPENIRNIAIAAHVDHGKTTLSDNLLAGAGMISDETAGEQLAMDTEEDEQERGITIDAANVSMTHEYEGENHLINLIDTPGHVDFGGDVTRAMRAVDGALVVVDAVEGAMPQTETVLRQALREGVKPTLFINKVDRLISELQEGPEEMQKRLLSVIHDVNELIRGMTEDMDDIDDWTVSVEDGTVGFGSALYKWGVSMPSMQRTGMDFGDIMELERNDKRQELHERTPLSDVVLDMVCEHFPNPVDAQPRRIPRIWRGDDDTELAEGMRLVDEDGDVVFMVTDISMDPHAGEIASGRVFSGTLEKGQELYVSGTAGKNRVQSVGIFMGGEREEVDEVPAGNIAALTGLKDAIAGSTVSSVEMTPFESIEHISEPVITKSVEAQNMDDLPKLIETLRQVSKEDPTIQININEDTGEHLISGQGELHLEVITQRIEKNQGIPVNTGEPIVVYREQPQQPSDEVEGISPNRHNRFYISIEPMTDELVETIKLGEASMDMPEQERREALQEAGMDKDTSQNVEHIHGTNILIDDTKGIQHLNETMELVIEGLEEALDNGPLANEPVQGTLIRLHDAKLHEDTIHRGPAQVIPATREAVHKALIDGKIKMLEPMQDVRIDVPNDHMGAASGEIQGRRGRVDDMYQEGDLMVVEGIAPVGEMIGFASDIRSATEGRASWNTENAGFEVMSDSLQREKIMEIRERKGMKLELAESITYL from the coding sequence ATGGGCCGACGCAAGAAGATCGTCCAAGAGTGTGAACGGCTGATGGACGAACCGGAGAACATCCGGAACATCGCCATCGCCGCTCACGTCGACCACGGGAAGACGACGCTCTCCGACAATCTGCTGGCTGGTGCCGGCATGATCTCCGACGAGACCGCGGGCGAACAGCTCGCGATGGACACGGAGGAAGACGAGCAGGAACGTGGGATCACCATCGACGCGGCGAACGTGTCGATGACCCACGAGTACGAGGGTGAAAACCACCTCATCAACCTCATCGACACGCCGGGCCACGTCGACTTCGGTGGCGACGTGACCCGCGCGATGCGCGCCGTCGACGGTGCGCTGGTCGTCGTCGACGCCGTCGAAGGGGCCATGCCCCAGACCGAGACGGTGCTTCGCCAGGCGCTCCGCGAGGGCGTCAAGCCGACCCTGTTCATCAACAAGGTCGACCGCCTGATCTCCGAGCTCCAGGAAGGTCCCGAGGAGATGCAGAAGCGACTCCTCTCGGTCATCCACGACGTCAACGAACTCATCCGCGGCATGACCGAGGACATGGACGACATCGACGACTGGACCGTCTCCGTCGAGGACGGCACCGTCGGCTTCGGCTCCGCGCTGTACAAGTGGGGCGTCTCGATGCCCTCGATGCAGCGCACCGGAATGGACTTCGGCGACATCATGGAGCTCGAGCGCAACGACAAGCGCCAGGAGCTCCACGAGCGCACGCCGCTGTCGGACGTCGTGCTCGACATGGTCTGTGAGCACTTCCCGAATCCCGTCGACGCACAGCCCCGCCGTATCCCGCGCATCTGGCGCGGCGACGACGACACCGAACTCGCCGAGGGCATGCGCCTGGTCGACGAGGACGGCGACGTCGTCTTCATGGTCACGGACATCTCGATGGACCCCCACGCGGGCGAGATCGCCTCCGGTCGCGTCTTCTCCGGAACGCTCGAGAAGGGCCAGGAGCTGTACGTCTCCGGGACCGCGGGCAAGAACCGCGTCCAGTCCGTCGGGATCTTCATGGGCGGCGAGCGCGAGGAGGTCGACGAGGTTCCCGCCGGGAACATCGCCGCCCTCACCGGTCTCAAGGACGCCATCGCCGGTTCGACCGTCTCGAGCGTCGAGATGACGCCGTTCGAGTCGATCGAGCACATCTCCGAGCCGGTGATCACGAAGTCCGTCGAGGCCCAGAACATGGACGACCTGCCGAAGCTGATCGAGACGCTGCGCCAGGTCTCCAAGGAGGACCCGACGATCCAGATCAACATCAACGAGGACACCGGCGAGCACCTGATCTCCGGGCAGGGTGAGCTTCACCTCGAAGTCATCACCCAGCGCATCGAGAAGAACCAGGGCATTCCGGTCAACACCGGTGAGCCGATCGTCGTCTACCGCGAGCAGCCCCAGCAGCCCAGCGACGAGGTCGAGGGCATCTCGCCGAACCGCCACAACCGGTTCTACATCTCCATCGAGCCGATGACGGACGAACTCGTCGAGACGATCAAGCTCGGCGAGGCGTCGATGGACATGCCCGAGCAGGAACGGCGCGAGGCCCTGCAGGAGGCCGGCATGGACAAGGACACGTCCCAGAACGTCGAGCACATCCACGGGACGAACATCCTCATCGACGACACGAAGGGTATCCAGCACCTGAACGAGACGATGGAACTCGTCATCGAGGGGCTCGAGGAGGCTCTGGACAACGGTCCGCTCGCGAACGAGCCGGTTCAGGGGACGCTCATCCGCCTGCACGACGCCAAGCTCCACGAGGACACCATCCACCGCGGTCCGGCGCAGGTCATCCCCGCGACCCGCGAGGCCGTCCACAAGGCGCTGATCGACGGCAAGATCAAGATGCTCGAGCCGATGCAGGACGTCCGCATCGACGTGCCCAACGACCACATGGGCGCCGCCTCCGGCGAGATCCAGGGTCGGCGTGGCCGCGTCGACGACATGTACCAGGAGGGTGACCTCATGGTCGTCGAAGGCATCGCGCCCGTCGGCGAGATGATCGGCTTCGCCAGCGACATCCGCTCCGCGACCGAGGGTCGCGCGTCGTGGAACACGGAGAACGCCGGCTTCGAGGTCATGTCCGACTCGCTCCAGCGCGAGAAGATCATGGAGATCCGCGAGCGCAAGGGCATGAAGCTCGAACTGGCCGAGAGCATCACCTACCTGTAA
- the serS gene encoding serine--tRNA ligase — protein sequence MLDRTYLRENPDEVRDALDNRGADVDIDEVLEIDERWRELKARGDELRHERNQITQQIGELVAQGKDEEREEAIEQSRELKDEIEDVEAEADDLQEELQDRLLEIPQVPHESVPLGVDERHNVEDRRWGFDDLRDLPAEVTPHYDLGEDLDIIDEERAAKVTGSGFYFVKGEGARLEHALIQFMLDVHREQGYVDLFPPIPVKSASMRGTGQLPKFADDAYRLGGNNEEAYDDEDLWLCPTAEVPVTNMYANEILLQDDLPLKHQAYTPNFRREAGEHGTETRGIVRVHQFNKVELVNFVEPEDSYDRLEELLGEAEEILKRLDLPYRILELCTGDLTFASAKTYDIEVWAPGDDMEDGPEQGGRWLEVSSASNFEDYQARRAGLRYRPERHESAEYLHTLNASGLAVPRVMVAILEYYQNEDGTVTVPEPLRPYMGGQEVIEGHEKVGESALGAGERE from the coding sequence ATGCTCGACCGGACCTACCTGCGCGAGAATCCCGACGAGGTGCGCGACGCCCTCGACAACCGGGGCGCCGACGTCGACATAGACGAGGTGCTCGAGATCGACGAACGGTGGCGCGAACTGAAGGCCCGCGGCGACGAACTCCGCCACGAGCGCAACCAGATCACCCAACAGATCGGGGAACTCGTCGCCCAGGGGAAAGACGAGGAACGCGAGGAAGCGATCGAACAGTCCAGAGAGCTCAAAGACGAGATCGAGGACGTCGAAGCGGAGGCCGACGACCTCCAGGAGGAGCTCCAGGATCGGCTGCTCGAGATCCCCCAAGTCCCCCACGAGAGCGTCCCGCTCGGCGTCGACGAGCGCCACAACGTCGAAGACCGTCGCTGGGGCTTCGACGACCTGCGCGACCTTCCCGCGGAAGTGACCCCCCACTACGATCTGGGCGAGGACCTCGACATCATCGACGAGGAGCGCGCCGCCAAGGTCACCGGCTCCGGCTTCTACTTCGTCAAGGGCGAGGGCGCGCGCCTCGAACACGCCCTGATCCAGTTTATGCTGGACGTCCACCGCGAACAGGGGTACGTCGATCTCTTCCCGCCGATCCCGGTCAAGAGCGCGTCCATGCGCGGCACCGGCCAGCTCCCGAAGTTTGCCGACGACGCCTACCGCCTGGGCGGCAACAACGAGGAGGCGTACGACGATGAGGACCTCTGGCTCTGCCCCACCGCGGAGGTGCCGGTCACCAACATGTACGCCAACGAGATCCTCCTGCAGGACGACCTCCCGCTCAAACACCAGGCCTACACGCCCAACTTCCGGCGCGAGGCCGGCGAGCACGGCACCGAGACCCGCGGGATCGTCCGCGTCCACCAGTTCAACAAGGTCGAACTCGTCAACTTCGTCGAACCCGAGGACAGCTACGACCGCCTCGAGGAACTGCTCGGCGAAGCCGAGGAAATTCTCAAGCGGCTCGATCTCCCCTACCGCATCCTCGAACTCTGTACCGGCGACCTAACCTTCGCCTCGGCGAAGACCTACGACATCGAGGTCTGGGCGCCTGGCGACGACATGGAGGACGGCCCCGAGCAGGGCGGGCGCTGGCTCGAGGTCTCCTCGGCCTCGAACTTCGAGGACTATCAGGCGCGACGGGCCGGCCTGCGCTACCGACCCGAGCGCCACGAATCGGCGGAGTACCTCCACACGCTCAACGCCTCCGGGCTCGCGGTTCCGCGCGTGATGGTGGCGATCCTCGAGTACTACCAGAACGAGGACGGCACGGTGACGGTCCCCGAGCCCCTCCGGCCGTACATGGGCGGCCAGGAGGTCATCGAGGGCCACGAAAAGGTCGGCGAAAGCGCGTTAGGTGCGGGCGAGCGCGAGTAG
- a CDS encoding potassium channel family protein — protein sequence MDPLEGETSSAPIEYEPVSVKDVLVEMKDTAELLIDLSYSAVLHRSEELATEVLRLEERMDVLELRARMSLLMAARKPADAEQLAPVLGIVGAADGISDAAGDIAKIVLEDMGLPEAMRAALPDAAESLLRGVVSADSSYAGRTLQDIDLESETGVRVIALRRGSDWLLNPGPTTRIEADDVAFLRGPDAAIGDVCEMLTGDPYEAPAVATPDLDDLERAVDTIIHMKDFSELAVDLAYSSVLFDSEELAEEVRSLEVEVDAMQSRFEAWTLRAAADADDPIVLRGLIQLGSSTERISDTAIEISEGVLRDIDVHPVVQVAVQESDEIITRVEVDEGSGLDGTSVTEGVPDADSTMSVIAIRRPGEGWLLVADADAELRGGDMLISKGTRTAAAAFRDLASGSASQ from the coding sequence ATGGACCCGCTCGAGGGCGAGACGTCGTCGGCGCCGATCGAGTACGAGCCCGTCAGCGTCAAGGACGTGCTGGTCGAGATGAAAGACACCGCGGAGCTGCTGATCGACCTCTCCTATTCGGCGGTCCTCCACCGCAGCGAGGAGCTCGCGACGGAGGTGCTCCGCTTGGAGGAGCGAATGGACGTCCTCGAGTTGCGCGCGCGAATGAGTCTCCTGATGGCCGCCCGGAAGCCGGCCGACGCGGAACAGCTCGCGCCGGTGCTGGGCATCGTCGGCGCCGCGGACGGCATCAGCGATGCCGCCGGCGACATCGCGAAGATCGTCCTCGAGGACATGGGCCTGCCCGAGGCGATGCGGGCGGCCCTGCCCGACGCCGCCGAGAGCCTGCTCCGGGGCGTCGTCTCGGCGGACTCGTCGTACGCCGGCCGGACTCTCCAGGATATCGACCTCGAGTCCGAGACGGGCGTGCGCGTGATCGCGCTCCGCCGGGGTAGCGACTGGTTGCTCAACCCGGGCCCGACGACGCGCATCGAGGCCGACGACGTCGCCTTCCTCCGTGGCCCCGACGCGGCGATCGGCGACGTCTGCGAGATGCTGACCGGGGACCCCTACGAGGCACCCGCCGTCGCGACGCCCGATCTCGACGACTTAGAACGGGCCGTAGACACGATCATCCACATGAAGGACTTCTCCGAGCTGGCGGTCGACCTAGCCTACAGCAGCGTCCTCTTCGACAGCGAGGAACTGGCCGAAGAGGTCCGCAGCCTCGAGGTCGAAGTCGACGCGATGCAGTCGCGGTTCGAGGCCTGGACGCTCCGGGCGGCCGCCGACGCGGACGATCCGATCGTCCTGCGCGGACTGATTCAACTCGGCAGCAGCACGGAGCGGATCAGCGATACCGCGATCGAGATCAGCGAGGGCGTCCTCCGGGACATCGACGTCCACCCGGTCGTTCAAGTCGCGGTTCAGGAGAGCGACGAGATCATCACTCGCGTCGAGGTCGACGAGGGTAGCGGCCTCGACGGCACGTCGGTGACCGAGGGCGTGCCCGACGCCGATTCGACGATGTCGGTGATCGCCATCCGCCGGCCAGGCGAGGGCTGGCTGCTGGTTGCGGACGCCGACGCCGAACTCCGCGGCGGCGACATGCTCATCTCGAAGGGGACCCGGACGGCCGCGGCCGCCTTCCGCGACCTCGCGTCCGGGTCGGCGAGCCAGTAG
- a CDS encoding DUF7504 family protein, protein MERVDASGDGFADELARLKRQGASVLVVGPVSAAQQWDACRRLMGQTADATRRRVLVTTTGDHDHGHSSPFVDIDADAETETLSVISYDGQPRSTARTGSAAPSTDPSIGSAVTAEVTTLADLGIAISRAIESFERDASGLEPAELRVGVDSLLPLLEGYGRQPVFKFLHLINGRTRAANGLAHYHLPVERDDRTVPTLSPLFDVIVELRERNGVSQERWTVSDGDHCSGWLSVGPD, encoded by the coding sequence ATGGAGCGCGTGGATGCGAGCGGTGACGGGTTCGCCGACGAGCTAGCGCGCCTGAAACGCCAGGGGGCGAGCGTGCTCGTGGTCGGTCCCGTCTCCGCCGCCCAGCAGTGGGATGCCTGTCGGCGGCTCATGGGGCAGACGGCAGACGCGACCCGCCGCCGCGTCCTCGTCACGACGACCGGCGACCACGACCACGGACACAGTTCGCCGTTCGTCGATATCGACGCCGATGCCGAGACGGAAACGCTGTCGGTCATCAGCTACGACGGTCAGCCCCGCAGCACTGCGCGCACGGGATCGGCGGCCCCATCGACCGACCCGTCGATCGGGTCGGCGGTCACCGCGGAGGTCACCACTCTCGCGGACCTCGGCATCGCCATCTCGCGTGCGATCGAATCCTTCGAGCGCGACGCGAGCGGCCTCGAGCCCGCGGAGCTTAGAGTGGGGGTCGACTCGCTGCTCCCGCTGCTCGAGGGATACGGCCGGCAACCGGTGTTCAAGTTCCTCCACTTGATCAACGGACGCACGCGAGCCGCCAACGGCCTGGCCCACTATCACCTCCCGGTCGAGCGAGACGATCGGACCGTCCCGACCCTCTCGCCGCTGTTCGACGTCATCGTCGAACTCCGAGAACGGAACGGGGTTTCCCAGGAACGGTGGACGGTCAGCGACGGTGATCACTGTTCCGGCTGGCTCTCGGTCGGCCCGGACTAG
- a CDS encoding magnesium transporter gives MGGTDPDESLDAWSIRSIVGTMFPILIALSVLEMGSGYVLEELEETYLGNPTLLVLVPVMIGMGGNLGAILASRLSTRLHLGLLEFDPRDTVLWTNIVAILGLAATIFSALGVIAWLVSRLIAHPMPLADLFLISVISGMLLAGLAIVLSLVATYVSYAYGLDPDDTTIPVVTNVCDILGVIVLSGVAIVVLN, from the coding sequence ATGGGGGGCACCGACCCCGACGAGTCGCTCGACGCCTGGTCGATCCGCAGCATCGTCGGGACGATGTTTCCGATCCTGATCGCCCTCTCGGTCCTCGAGATGGGGTCGGGGTACGTCCTCGAAGAACTCGAGGAAACCTACCTCGGGAACCCGACGCTGCTGGTGCTCGTCCCCGTGATGATCGGCATGGGCGGTAACCTCGGCGCGATCCTCGCCTCGCGACTCTCGACGCGGCTCCACCTCGGTCTCCTCGAGTTCGATCCCCGGGACACGGTGCTGTGGACGAACATCGTCGCGATCCTCGGCCTGGCGGCGACGATCTTCTCGGCACTGGGCGTCATCGCCTGGCTCGTCAGTCGACTCATCGCTCATCCGATGCCGCTGGCGGACCTGTTTCTCATCTCGGTCATCAGCGGCATGCTGCTCGCGGGCCTGGCGATCGTGCTCAGCCTCGTCGCGACCTACGTCTCCTACGCGTACGGGCTGGACCCGGACGACACGACGATTCCGGTCGTTACAAACGTCTGTGACATCCTCGGCGTGATCGTCCTCTCGGGAGTCGCGATCGTCGTCCTGAACTGA
- a CDS encoding DUF5781 family protein, producing MDIRVLGPGPTSPFLSARDLFETEHDLSLPVHVQLRDDPDERTWAAHYDDRHVLNISRQAASSAMARELALHEFAHMARHEQEHPSHTQSTEEVLYLALAGKSVERRKLSHCYQIANHMKDIYADDITLSVGPGEKLLSFLESGLAAAVADRPETPSRPGLQRLSASADPEITAVNAAFALALAERHDLVDEDHRLYDLAYAAAMDAPEVDFEEFKRRFRELAREPDASTYRQVLVDATRSYVGGGATRAAD from the coding sequence ATGGACATACGCGTACTCGGTCCGGGTCCAACTTCTCCATTCCTCAGCGCCCGCGACCTCTTCGAGACCGAACACGACCTCTCACTACCGGTCCACGTCCAGTTGCGGGACGATCCCGACGAACGGACCTGGGCTGCCCACTACGACGATCGCCACGTGCTAAACATCTCCCGCCAGGCCGCCTCGTCGGCGATGGCCCGCGAACTCGCCCTCCACGAGTTCGCCCACATGGCCCGCCACGAACAGGAACACCCCTCCCACACGCAGTCGACCGAAGAGGTGCTCTATCTGGCGCTGGCCGGCAAGAGCGTCGAGCGGCGAAAACTCTCGCACTGCTACCAGATCGCCAACCACATGAAAGACATCTACGCCGACGACATCACGCTCTCGGTCGGCCCCGGCGAGAAACTGCTCTCGTTTCTCGAGTCCGGCCTGGCGGCAGCCGTCGCGGATCGGCCCGAGACACCGTCCCGACCGGGCCTGCAGCGACTCTCCGCGAGCGCCGATCCGGAGATCACGGCGGTGAACGCGGCCTTCGCGCTGGCGCTGGCGGAGCGACACGACCTCGTCGACGAGGACCACCGCCTGTACGACCTCGCGTACGCGGCCGCGATGGACGCGCCCGAAGTCGACTTCGAAGAGTTCAAACGCCGGTTCCGGGAACTCGCCCGGGAACCCGACGCGAGCACCTACCGGCAGGTGCTAGTCGACGCGACCCGGTCGTACGTCGGCGGCGGCGCAACTCGCGCCGCCGACTGA
- a CDS encoding 4-vinyl reductase — protein MAIVNTVFITTSWFKRFIGRSDGESHSVNELPSVDDRTGFEGSLEGSEVIGRSPLSYIAAGESVSSFVGKEITSKLAEYGLEDIEPEDWYPLAIPLAMLYDMRDEYGGVRMRNMGQNVPKNVEFPPELSEVDNALRAIDQAYHQNHRGGEIGSYEFKKEGPNEASMICENPYPCEFDKGLIRGVAKKFADNPVQVEEVGDQCRADGDHRCEYRIEWF, from the coding sequence ATGGCGATAGTCAATACGGTGTTCATCACTACTTCCTGGTTCAAGCGATTCATCGGCCGTTCCGACGGAGAGTCCCATTCCGTCAACGAACTGCCGTCGGTAGACGATCGAACCGGATTCGAAGGGTCACTCGAGGGGTCGGAAGTGATCGGTCGGAGTCCCCTCTCGTACATCGCTGCGGGCGAATCGGTCTCGTCGTTCGTGGGGAAAGAGATCACCAGTAAACTCGCCGAATACGGACTCGAGGACATCGAGCCCGAAGACTGGTATCCACTCGCAATTCCGCTCGCCATGCTGTACGATATGCGCGACGAGTACGGCGGCGTCAGAATGCGGAATATGGGACAGAACGTCCCCAAAAACGTCGAATTCCCGCCAGAGCTTTCCGAGGTCGACAACGCGTTACGAGCGATCGATCAGGCATACCACCAGAACCACCGTGGCGGCGAAATCGGTTCCTACGAGTTCAAAAAAGAAGGGCCGAACGAGGCCAGTATGATCTGTGAAAACCCCTACCCGTGTGAATTCGATAAGGGACTCATCAGAGGCGTCGCGAAGAAGTTCGCAGACAACCCCGTGCAGGTCGAGGAAGTCGGCGACCAGTGCCGAGCGGACGGCGATCACCGCTGCGAGTATCGCATCGAGTGGTTCTGA
- a CDS encoding NusA-like transcription termination signal-binding factor: MGVTLDDDARQYLGAFEDVTGVDGRDCLVTEGGDKLLIVVEAGEMSEAIGPGGRTVKRFEDHADARVRLVEDADDPEAFVANALAPAAVYNVTISENNDTVAYVEVAEDDRGVAIGSNGRTIDAARRLANRHFGIDDVQLI, encoded by the coding sequence ATGGGCGTTACCCTCGACGACGACGCTCGGCAGTACCTCGGCGCATTCGAGGACGTGACTGGCGTGGACGGTCGGGACTGTCTCGTTACCGAGGGCGGCGACAAGCTGCTCATCGTCGTCGAAGCCGGCGAGATGAGCGAGGCGATCGGCCCCGGCGGCCGGACGGTCAAGCGGTTCGAGGATCACGCCGACGCTCGGGTTCGCCTGGTCGAGGACGCGGACGATCCGGAGGCGTTCGTCGCGAACGCGCTCGCGCCGGCGGCGGTGTACAACGTCACGATCAGCGAGAACAACGATACGGTCGCCTACGTCGAGGTCGCGGAGGACGACCGCGGCGTCGCGATCGGGTCAAACGGGCGGACGATCGACGCCGCGCGACGGCTCGCCAACCGTCACTTCGGGATCGACGACGTGCAGCTCATCTGA
- a CDS encoding 30S ribosomal protein S12, with the protein MANGKYAARKLKKDRQEQRWSDSDYARRARGLREKSDPLEGAPQARGIVLEKVGIEAKQPNSAIRKCVRVQLIKNGKQVTAFCPGDGAISFIDEHDEVTIAGIGGAKGRAMGDLSGVNYKVDKVNGVALKELVRGNAEKPVR; encoded by the coding sequence ATGGCAAACGGCAAGTACGCCGCGCGCAAGCTCAAGAAGGACCGCCAGGAGCAGCGGTGGTCCGACTCGGACTACGCGCGCCGCGCCCGTGGACTTCGCGAGAAGTCCGACCCTCTCGAGGGGGCGCCCCAGGCTCGCGGTATCGTACTCGAAAAGGTTGGCATCGAGGCCAAGCAGCCCAACTCGGCAATCCGGAAGTGCGTCCGGGTGCAGCTGATCAAGAACGGGAAGCAGGTCACCGCGTTCTGTCCCGGTGACGGCGCCATCTCGTTCATCGACGAACACGACGAAGTCACCATCGCCGGTATCGGTGGGGCGAAGGGTCGTGCGATGGGCGACCTCTCCGGCGTCAACTACAAGGTCGACAAGGTCAACGGCGTCGCGCTCAAGGAACTCGTTCGCGGGAACGCGGAGAAACCGGTGCGCTAA
- a CDS encoding 30S ribosomal protein S7 — MAAEDQPDPDAPAGGADVSAKLFGEWEIGEIEYADPSTERYITVTPVAHTAGRHASKQFKKSQVSIVERFINRLMQTEENTGKKQQTLNYVRDAFDLINERTEENPIQVLVTAVENAAPREETVRLKYGGISVPKAVDVAPQRRVDQALKFLAEGVQNASFKTATPVEEAIASQLIGAANYDVQTYAVSQKEEKERVAAAAR, encoded by the coding sequence ATGGCTGCAGAAGATCAACCTGACCCGGACGCTCCGGCCGGCGGCGCTGACGTCTCGGCGAAGCTCTTCGGTGAGTGGGAAATCGGCGAAATCGAGTACGCCGACCCCTCGACCGAGCGCTACATCACGGTGACCCCCGTTGCACACACCGCGGGTCGCCACGCCAGCAAGCAGTTCAAGAAGTCCCAGGTCTCCATCGTCGAGCGGTTCATCAACCGTCTGATGCAGACCGAGGAGAACACGGGCAAGAAACAGCAGACGCTCAACTACGTCCGTGACGCGTTCGACCTCATCAACGAGCGCACCGAGGAGAACCCGATTCAGGTGCTCGTGACGGCCGTCGAGAACGCGGCCCCGCGGGAGGAGACCGTTCGTCTGAAGTACGGTGGTATTTCGGTCCCGAAGGCCGTCGACGTCGCCCCGCAGCGCCGGGTCGACCAGGCCCTGAAGTTCCTGGCGGAAGGCGTCCAAAACGCCTCGTTCAAGACGGCGACGCCCGTCGAAGAGGCCATCGCCAGCCAGCTCATCGGCGCGGCCAACTACGACGTCCAGACCTACGCGGTCAGCCAGAAAGAAGAGAAAGAGCGCGTCGCGGCAGCCGCACGCTAA